The DNA window CCGCCCGGCAACTTCATCTGGTCGGAGTTCAACATCATCGGCACGCTGAACATCCCCATCCTCGACGGCCGCGTGGCGCACTGGGAGAAGAAGCAGGCCGAGGCCGCCCTCTCGCAGGCCGAGCATCAGCTCGCCGTGACCCGACGCTCCGTCGAGCAGGAAGTGATCTCGGCCTTCACCGATCTGAAGACGTACTGGCAGCAGGTCACCCTTGCGAAGGAGACCGCCGCGCAGGCGAAGGAAGCCTACCAGATCGCCCTTGTACGCTATCGCGAGGGCTTCTCGAGCAGCATCGAGCTGCTCAATGCCCAAGACACCTTTGTGCAAGCCGACCAGGCACTGGCAACGGCGATCTACAACTACCAGGTCGCCGAGGTCAACTGGCGCAGAGCCATCTCCGGCGACTACCCCGTTGCACTCCCTGATTCGGTGAAGGTCGACTGGGAGCAGCCGGCGCCCCTGACCATCCCATCGACCTGGCCGGTGGCACCGACCCCGAGCTCCGAGAGGCAAAGCCCGCCGCAGCCTCACCTTCGCCCCATCGCACGACACCCGCCGCACCTGGCGCGTCGCCCTCCCCTGCTCCAACCCCAGCACCCGCTGCTGAGCCATCGCCTCGAGGAGCCCGATGATGAGACCCCCTTCCAGAACCCTGCTGATCGCCGCCTTGCTTGCATCGCTCACGCCATCGACGGGGTGCAGACGAATCGAAGAAGCCCGCACGCAACCGCCGACGGTGCGCGTCGTTGCCGCGACCCAAGGCCTGGTCGGTGAATACGCCACGTTCACGGGCGTGCTGAAAGCGCGACACCGCGCCGCGGTGAGCTCGGCGCAGCCGGGCACCGTGATCCGCGTTGCAGCGACCGATGGCGACGCGGTCGCGGAGGGGCAGCCGCTCATCTGGCTCGACACCCGGGACGCTGAAGCCCGCCTGCACGAGCAGCAGACCCAGCTTGCCAGCGCACGCGCCGACATGACGCAGACCGAGGCCACGTTGCGTCAGAGCGAGAGCAAGCTCAAGAACGACGTGGAGCAGGCGCAGCAGGCACTCGCCCAGACCGACATCGCCGTGCGCTCGGCCACCACACAGATGAATGCAAACCAGCGCGACATGACGCGGCTGCAGACGCTCTACAAGGAGAAGGCCGTCTCACGCAGCCAGATGGAGAAGGCCGAGCTGCAGTACAAGCTGAGCGTCGACGAGCTCCACACGGCGCGCAGCAAGCAGTCTGCCGCCCTGGCCTCGCTGCGTCTCGCGCAGAAGGGCGAGCGTGATGTGGAGATGCAGCGCGCCCAGCTCGCGGTTTCCCGCTCGAAGGTCGCACAGGCCGAAGCCGCCGTGAACACGGTGCAGGTCTCCCTGCAGCAGAGCGTGCTGCGCTCCCCCATGGCGGGCACGGTGGTCGAGCGCTCGGTCGAGCCGGGTCAGGTCGTCGGCGGAGGTGGAACCCCTCTGATGACCGTCGTCGACAATCGAAAGCTCGAGTGTGTCGCGTCCCTCGAAGAGCAGTACGCCA is part of the Pseudomonadota bacterium genome and encodes:
- a CDS encoding efflux RND transporter periplasmic adaptor subunit; translated protein: MMRPPSRTLLIAALLASLTPSTGCRRIEEARTQPPTVRVVAATQGLVGEYATFTGVLKARHRAAVSSAQPGTVIRVAATDGDAVAEGQPLIWLDTRDAEARLHEQQTQLASARADMTQTEATLRQSESKLKNDVEQAQQALAQTDIAVRSATTQMNANQRDMTRLQTLYKEKAVSRSQMEKAELQYKLSVDELHTARSKQSAALASLRLAQKGERDVEMQRAQLAVSRSKVAQAEAAVNTVQVSLQQSVLRSPMAGTVVERSVEPGQVVGGGGTPLMTVVDNRKLECVASLEEQYANRVTRGQPAILNTSLEPDANVHATVTDVVPSSDPKTNTVKMRLRLDQVTADVPASKMLATLTDGVTVTGRLTLAKHRGVVIPREALHHNGTQAFVSVVEAQAAHTRQVTVEHENQTHAVVKEIRAGEFVICEGELPKDGQQVTVDYAPVSTEASATPSHR